The window AGATGTAAACCCCTCCCCGGCAGGCGGCGGGCAGTAACTTAAGCCCTAAAATTTTGTTTAGCCTATGAGTACGTTCCCATAGCTCGAAGGCTGTGATTGCCAACTTTTGCCTCTTTCGGTATAGTTAAAGGGGTGTTGAATATTTGCGCTACAGGAGTTTTGCATATGCGAAGGATCTGGATCCTTTTATTGATATTGGCTTTGGCTGGACTACCCCTATATGCCCAGGAGGATGGGGACGAGCCGGGCGGAGGGGGGAATCCTCCGGCGCCTCCCATAGAATCCGACTGGGATGCTTTTACACCGGATCTCTATGCCCGGGGGGACAAAACCTTTGTCATAAGCCTGGGCGTTCTGATCCCCACCGTGTTCACAGGTTCCGGGCTGCATGGGAACGAAGACAATATCAAACTGGGCGGCACAGGCTCCCTGGCATTCAATTATTTCCTGGGCGCCCACCTCTTTGTAGGCGGGGAGCTGGGGGGCATGTTTGCCAGCACCTTGGGGAAGAATATGCTCTTCATAGTTCCTTTTGGCCTTCGGGTGGGGTATCAATTCATAGTAAAACGCTTTGAATTCCCCATTTCGTTGATGATTGGGGCCTCCCCTACAAAATACCTGGATCAGGGCTACTTTGGAATGATCATTAAGCCCGGTGCGTCGGCTTATTTCAGGTTTAATTCGGACTGGTCTTTTGGGCTAAACACCAACTGGTGGATGGTGCCCCAGTGGCCTAAGGACGGCGAAAATGTTTTCGGGAATTTCCTGGAAGTCACCCTTTCGGCCCGGTATCATTTCTAACGAGGTTAATGTATATGACAAAACGCTTTGGAGGAAAGCTTAGGGCTTTCGCCTTTTTGCTTCCCCTCATTATGGCCCTGGCCCTGTCATGCGCGCAGGACTCGATTTTTTCAGGCATCGCCGCCGAGCAGGAACCCAAAGACCCCCGCATCGCCGGCACCCCCGCAAATATCGTTGCCATAGGCAATGCGGTCTACGCGGCCAGCATAGGCTCAGGAACCATACACAAATATGAGGGAGGCTGGAGCACATTCGGAAGCAACGGGGGAAGGGTCATAGGCCTTGCGTCTGATGGGACAGACCTCTATGCCCTGACCGGCGGCGACCGGATGAACGCCTCCCTGAAAAAATACCCTGTTTCCGGTGAAACCTGGAGCACTATCGGCAAGGGGGATGCGGAGGGCTTTTCGCTCCAATACATTTACGGCGCCGGCGAGAGACTCTTTGCCGGGGGAAGCCAGGGCGGCAATTGGAAGGTTTTTTACACTGATGGCGCCGCCGATCTCCAGGAGGTCCCGGATATGCCTGCCAATAGTTCTTCCCAGCTCAGCGGGGCTGCGGCGGATGGTTCCGGAAATTTCTATATCGCGACCTTTGGAAACGGGATATTTATAACGGATCTTCTCAGCGGTACAGCGCAAGTCGCCGCAGGCGCGCAGGTAACAGGGATTCTGAATGTGAATGGCGTTATTACAGCGGTTACCAGGGGCGGTCAGATACTTGCGTATGATGGTTCAGATTTTATAGCCATATCTACAGGCGGCCCAAACTATACCGGGGGCATGTCAATCTGGAAGGAATATATAAATACAGGCACTGAAGTTGCTCCCGCAGGGGTGTGGGAGTCCAAACTCCTGCTTCTGGGAATGCAGAGCAGAAGCAGCTACAGCAAGGGGTACAGGGAAATAGAACTGGATTCAGCAGGGAAGCCGTTCATGCCGCCTATCCATGTCGAGGTGAACTCTCCGGGCAGCATAATCCCGTCCAGCGTCGCCCTGGAGGATCGCAAAAAATACGATGCCAGCATCGCGCGGTATTCGGTGTTCCATATACTCCAGGTTCCCAGAGAACCGGTGATCTTCGCCTCCACTGCCAACAACGGCCTCCAGTCCCTGAGGGGCGGCTTATGGAATGCCGAAGAATAAGCCTCTGCAAAGATAAATCCGCGTGAGCGATCTCTTTGCCTCGGGGGGGAATGCCGGGGAGCAGGGTCCTCTGGCGGACCGCATGAGGCCCCAAACCCTGGACGATGTCATAGGCCAGGATCATATAGTCGGCCCCGGAAGGCTCCTCCGCAGGGCAATACAGGCAGACCGCCTTTCTTCCCTGATTTTTTACGGCCCCCCGGGCACAGGCAAAACCAGCCTTGCCAGGGTCATTGCCAACACTACCCGCAGCACCTTCGAAAGCCTCAACGCCGTATTAACAGGCATTAAAGACATACGGGAAGTCATAGACCGCTCCGACGAAAGGCGGCGGCTCTACGGCAAGCGCACCATACTCTTTGTAGACGAAGTCCACCGCTGGAATAAAGCCCAGCAGGACGCGCTCCTCCCCTGGGTGGAGAACGGCACTGTGATCCTCATCGGGGCCACCACGGAAAACCCCTTTTTCGAGGTCAACCGCGCCCTGGTCTCACGAAGCCGCATTTTTCAGCTTAAACCTATTAAGTTAGAGGATCTACGAAAAGTCGCGGAACGCACCCTGACCGACAGGGAACGGGGCTATGGCAAATGGAAAGTGGTTTTCGAAGAAGGCGCCCTGGAACATCTTGTGGAAGTTTCAGGAGGCGATGCCCGGAGCCTTCTCAACGCCCTGGAGCTTTCAATAGAAACGTCCGTGCAAGACGGCAAAGCTGTTTTGCAATGGCCTCCCCCTCCGGGCGCCGAAATCAAGGTGAGCTTTGAGGCAGCCGAAGAAAGCATACAGCGCCGGGCGGTCCTCTACGACCGGGACGGCGATTACCATTTCGATACCATCAGCGCCTTCATCAAAAGCGTCAGGGGGAGCGACCCTGACGCTGCCCTTTACTGGCTTGCCAAAATGGTGAGGGCCGGCGAAGACCCTTCGTTTATTTTCAGGCGCATGATAATACTCGCAATGGAAGACGTGGGCCTGGCCGATCCCAATGCCATCAGGGAGGTCATGGCCTGCGCAGAAGCTTTTGACCGCATCGGTTTCCCCGAAGGGAATTTCGCCCTGTCCATGGCCTGCCTCTACCTTGCGACAGCCCCCAAATCCAATACCACTCTGGCCTTTTTCGATGCCCTTGCGGAAGTTGACAAGGAAGACGCGGAAGTGCCCAACCACCTGCGGGACGCAAGCAGAGACGCCGAAGGCTTCGGCCACGGCGAAGGCTATATCTATCCTCATGCGTACCGGGATCACTGGGCAGCCCAGCAGTACCTCCCCACGGCTCTCAAGGGCAAAACCTTCTATGCCCCTTCGACAGTAGGCTACGAAGGCCATATACGCGACGAAGTCCAGAAGAAGCGGGAAGTCCAGGCCGCAGTGATTTTAGGCGACATGAGCGAGAATGCAGCCAATGCCGCGGAAGGCGAAATCCTCACCTGGTCCGCAGCTTCGAAAGGCCGCGAAGGCTGGTTCAAGCGGCTCGAATCGGGCCGCAGCAGCCTGCTCCTTTCCGACAGGGACGCCATTCTGGGGGCTTCCGAAATTTCCCGGCACCACCGCATTCTAATTGCCCAGGCCAACGACGGCCTCCTCCTCTGGGAAAGCCTGAGACGCGCCCCCGAAGGTCTCTGCGCCGCCCTGGTCGATACCGAAGCCGCAAAAGAAGCCCTGCTTCGTTTTGCAGCGGCTTTGGATGAAGCTGAACAGC is drawn from Leadbettera azotonutricia ZAS-9 and contains these coding sequences:
- a CDS encoding TP0733 family outer membrane beta-barrel protein, which codes for MRRIWILLLILALAGLPLYAQEDGDEPGGGGNPPAPPIESDWDAFTPDLYARGDKTFVISLGVLIPTVFTGSGLHGNEDNIKLGGTGSLAFNYFLGAHLFVGGELGGMFASTLGKNMLFIVPFGLRVGYQFIVKRFEFPISLMIGASPTKYLDQGYFGMIIKPGASAYFRFNSDWSFGLNTNWWMVPQWPKDGENVFGNFLEVTLSARYHF
- a CDS encoding putative lipoprotein; the encoded protein is MTKRFGGKLRAFAFLLPLIMALALSCAQDSIFSGIAAEQEPKDPRIAGTPANIVAIGNAVYAASIGSGTIHKYEGGWSTFGSNGGRVIGLASDGTDLYALTGGDRMNASLKKYPVSGETWSTIGKGDAEGFSLQYIYGAGERLFAGGSQGGNWKVFYTDGAADLQEVPDMPANSSSQLSGAAADGSGNFYIATFGNGIFITDLLSGTAQVAAGAQVTGILNVNGVITAVTRGGQILAYDGSDFIAISTGGPNYTGGMSIWKEYINTGTEVAPAGVWESKLLLLGMQSRSSYSKGYREIELDSAGKPFMPPIHVEVNSPGSIIPSSVALEDRKKYDASIARYSVFHILQVPREPVIFASTANNGLQSLRGGLWNAEE
- a CDS encoding AAA family ATPase, translated to MSDLFASGGNAGEQGPLADRMRPQTLDDVIGQDHIVGPGRLLRRAIQADRLSSLIFYGPPGTGKTSLARVIANTTRSTFESLNAVLTGIKDIREVIDRSDERRRLYGKRTILFVDEVHRWNKAQQDALLPWVENGTVILIGATTENPFFEVNRALVSRSRIFQLKPIKLEDLRKVAERTLTDRERGYGKWKVVFEEGALEHLVEVSGGDARSLLNALELSIETSVQDGKAVLQWPPPPGAEIKVSFEAAEESIQRRAVLYDRDGDYHFDTISAFIKSVRGSDPDAALYWLAKMVRAGEDPSFIFRRMIILAMEDVGLADPNAIREVMACAEAFDRIGFPEGNFALSMACLYLATAPKSNTTLAFFDALAEVDKEDAEVPNHLRDASRDAEGFGHGEGYIYPHAYRDHWAAQQYLPTALKGKTFYAPSTVGYEGHIRDEVQKKREVQAAVILGDMSENAANAAEGEILTWSAASKGREGWFKRLESGRSSLLLSDRDAILGASEISRHHRILIAQANDGLLLWESLRRAPEGLCAALVDTEAAKEALLRFAAALDEAEQPLIKVQTPGNMPGNLPDPKEAEENFSTSQFDHIFAREPWRRVAPGPGAFSAFALQAKKLLAPKGTIVLLQSPPLLGERISRILSEETIAQGSAKKTAPVPASLVKKLKKAEESFFNTLGDDAARWNWDAALLEKSFTEAGFKTSVTLIEQKEERLLTAKDLQAWFDPARSSWGSSIFQALGEKDFYTLRDALQERVKEGPIAWQWKSVLMSASAARE